In Chitinophaga sp. HK235, a single window of DNA contains:
- the rpsR gene encoding 30S ribosomal protein S18 → MAVKPKKQEIKYLTAVKTEKRQKKYCRFKKMGIRYVDYKDGEFLKKFLNDQGKMLPRRITGNSLKFQRKVAQAIKKARQMALLPYVTDLLK, encoded by the coding sequence ATGGCAGTTAAACCAAAAAAACAGGAAATCAAGTACTTAACAGCCGTAAAAACCGAGAAACGTCAGAAAAAATACTGCCGTTTCAAGAAAATGGGCATCAGGTACGTAGATTACAAAGACGGTGAGTTTTTGAAGAAATTTTTGAACGACCAGGGTAAAATGCTGCCCCGTCGTATCACAGGTAACTCCCTGAAATTTCAGCGTAAAGTAGCCCAGGCTATTAAAAAAGCTCGTCAAATGGCTTTATTGCCTTATGTTACTGACCTTTTAAAGTAA
- the rplI gene encoding 50S ribosomal protein L9: MQIILIQDVDNLGQKNELVSVKNGYARNFLIPQKFAVEASPSNLKQLQERLKVQKVKEEKLLAEIAKVVEVLKASPVKIGAKTGTSGKIFGSVTGVQIARAIKEQKGYEIDRRRIHILDDVKELGTYKARLDFGKGNETELEFEVVAE; encoded by the coding sequence ATGCAAATTATCTTAATACAAGACGTAGATAACCTGGGTCAGAAGAATGAACTGGTTTCCGTAAAGAATGGTTACGCCAGGAACTTTCTGATTCCTCAGAAATTCGCAGTAGAAGCTAGCCCTTCCAACCTGAAGCAACTGCAGGAGCGCCTGAAAGTGCAGAAAGTGAAAGAAGAAAAACTGCTGGCTGAAATCGCGAAAGTGGTGGAAGTGCTGAAAGCATCTCCTGTTAAAATCGGCGCTAAAACTGGTACTTCCGGTAAAATCTTCGGTAGCGTAACTGGTGTTCAGATCGCTCGCGCTATCAAAGAACAGAAAGGTTACGAAATTGACCGTCGCCGCATCCACATCCTGGATGATGTTAAAGAATTAGGTACTTACAAAGCACGCCTGGATTTCGGTAAAGGCAACGAAACCGAACTGGAGTTTGAAGTTGTAGCTGAGTAG
- the rpsF gene encoding 30S ribosomal protein S6 yields the protein MNYELMVIFTPVLSEDDYKAAQKKFADIIKDNGGNITHENPWGLRSLAYPIRKKTTGMYVVLEYTAPSDLNEKLKIQLNRDENVLRHMVTALDKHAVEYNGRKRHGVNAESKTTEA from the coding sequence ATGAACTACGAATTGATGGTGATCTTTACCCCTGTGCTTTCTGAAGACGATTACAAAGCGGCTCAGAAAAAATTCGCTGATATCATTAAAGATAACGGCGGAAACATTACGCACGAAAATCCCTGGGGATTAAGATCACTGGCGTATCCTATCCGGAAAAAGACTACAGGAATGTATGTTGTTCTGGAATACACTGCGCCATCCGACCTCAATGAGAAGCTGAAAATCCAGCTGAACCGCGATGAAAATGTATTACGTCACATGGTCACTGCGCTTGACAAGCACGCTGTAGAATACAACGGCCGCAAGAGACATGGTGTAAATGCAGAATCTAAAACTACTGAAGCTTAA